ACGGCCATGACCCCAGGACCAGGCTGCCCCGCCGAGCCGTTCAGCAACTGCTGTCCCACTCCCCCTACCTGGACGGCATGGGGCGCGGTGAGCGGATCCAGAACACCAGCCTGCTCCAGCACCGGGACGGGACGATGGTCTTCGTCGCCGGCACGTTCCTCTGGCCGCTCGCGCTCGGCTCCCCCGACCACCTCGACAGCCGGATCCAGACCGCCACCGGCAACCTGTTCGATCGGATGGTGACCCGCACGGTGCGGGCATAGCCGTCGGGTGCCGGCGGTGCACGGTTTCCGCCGCCGCCGTCGAGCCGATGCGGTCGATGCCGTTCAGTGGCCGCGGTAGAGGGCGGCGATGTCGTCGGCGAAATGGTCCTGCACCCCCTCGCGCTTGATCTTGAGGGTGGGATCAGTTCGCCGTCGGCCTCGCCCGTAGCCCTCCAGCACGGTCACGCCGGCAGCGCGGAAGAAGTGTCCCAGCCGCTCCCCCAGCGGCGCCCCGCCCACGACTGCCATCCGGCACCGTCCGCCGAGGGCGGCCCGCAGCCGGCGGTACGCGGCGAAGTCGAACAGCAGGTGCGCCAGGCGCGGGGACCGCCGCCACGCCGAATGTTCTGGTCCAACCAGTTGACGGGTTGATGTGCCCTGAGCCACACTGCCCGGCATGGCATTCGTCCCCGTGACCCGAGCCTCCGTCGCCGACCTGGTCTTCGGACAGTTGCGCGACGCCATCGTCAGCGGCACCTACCGCACCGACGACACCCTGCCCGGCGAGCGGGAGCTGGCTGCGGCCTTCCAGGTGAACCGGCACGCGGTACGGGAGGCGCTGGGTCGGTTGCAGCAGCTCGGCCTGGTCCGGATCAGCCAGGGCGGCGCCACCCGGGTGCTGGACTGGCGGGTGCACGCCGGCCTGGACCTCACGCTGTCACTCGTACGCTCAGGTGACGTCCTGCCGGTCGCCACCCTGGTGCGCGACATGATGGACATGCGGGCCTGCATCGGCGTGGACGCGGCCCGGCTCTGCGCCCGCCGTGCCGACGACGCGGCGCGCCGACGGATCGTGCACGCGGTCGAGGAGTTCGCCGACCTCGCCCCCGACCTGACCGCGATGGGTGAGGCAAACATCGCCGTGTGGCGGCTCATCCTGGACGGCTGCGGCAACACCGCGTACCTGCTGGCGTTCAACAGCCTGGTGGCCGGTGCCCTGGCGGTGGCCGAGGTGCCGCCACAGCGGCGCGCCACCGAACTGCTCGACGTCACCGGGCACCGCCGCCTGGCCACGGCCATCGCCGACGGCCGGGACGTCGAGGCCGCCGAGCAGGCGCGGTCCCTGCTCGGCGCCGCACTGACCGCCCCCACCAAAAAGGACAGCCGAGCATGATCCCCGCCGTGCTCTACGCCATCCCCGCGTTCCTCCTGCTCATCACCGTCGAGGCGTTGTCCTACCGGTTCGCTCCCGACAACACCGAACGGGGCTACGAGGCCCGGGACACCGCCACCAGCCTGACCATGGGCGTCGGCAGTCAGGTCATCGGTGTGCCCTGGAAGCTGCTCACCATCGGTCTGTACGCCGCCGCGTACACCATCTCGCCGTTCAGCCTCTCCCCCGGCGACTGGTGGGTCTGGGTGCTGTTGTTCTTCGCCGACGACTTCGCCTATTACTGGTTCCACCGCTCGCACCACGAGGTCCGAGTCCTGTGGGCGGGCCACGTGGTGCACCACTCCAGCGTGTTCTTCAACTTCTCCACCGCACTGCGGCAGAGCTGGACGCCGATGACCTCACTGCCCTTCTGGCTCGGTCTGGCCCTGCTCGGCATTCCACCGTGGATGATCTTCCTTCAGCAGTCGATCAGCCTGCTCTACCAGTTCTTCCTGCACACCGAGCGGATCAGCCTGCTGCCCCGGCCGATCGAGTTGCTGTTCAACACCCCCTCGCACCACCGGGTGCACCACGGCTCGAACGCCGAATACCTGGACCGCAACTACGGCGGCATCCTCATCATCTGGGACCGGCTCTTCGGGACCTTCCAGGCTGAGAGAGACGCGGTCCGGTACGGCCTGACCAAGAACATCGGCACGTACAACCCGCTGCGGGTGGCGACCCACGAGTACGCGGCCATCTGGCGGGATCTGCGCACCGCCACCTCCTGGCGGGAGCGGCTCGGGTACCTGCTGCGTCGCCCGGGCTGGCAGCCGGTCCGATGAACGCCGCAACTGGCACCGGCCCGAAGCGGCTGCCGGCGGGCGTACGGCTGCGGTGGCCGGACCGGGACACGGCGTTGCTCTGGGCGTTCGCCGTGGTCGCGGCCGTCGAACTGGTCGCCGTCGCCACCGACCTGCTCGCGGTGCAATGGATAGCGAAACCGCTGCTGGCGCCGCTTCTGCTGGCCTGGCTGTGGCGGGTCCGCGCGGCGGGCGTCCCGATCGCGGTCGGTCTGGTCTTCGCCACCGCCGGGGATGTCGCGTTGCTGGTGCCGTCGGACACCGTGTTCCTGGTCGGGATGGGCTGCTTCCTCGGTACGCAAATCGCGTTCATCACCGCCTTCGTCGGTCACCGCCGGGCCCGACCGGCGGCGGTGACCGGGTATCTGGCGCTGTGGGCGGTGGCCAATGTGATGCTGTGGCCACGGTTGGGCGAATTGCGGCTACCGGTGCTCGGGTACAGCCTGGCGCTGTGCCTGATGGCGGCGGCGGCCACCGCGGTCGGCTGGCGGGTCGCGCTCGGCGGTGCGCTGTTCCTCTTCTCGGACCTGCTGATCGGTCTCGGCGCGGGCGGTACGCGGATGCCCGGACACGACGTGCTGGTGATGACCACCTACAGCGCCGCGCTGTTCATGATCAGCACCGGCTGGGCGGCGGCGGTGCGGCACCGGCCTCAGTGACCGTGGTAGAGGGCGGCCACCTCGTCGGCGAAGTGGTCCTGGACGGCCTCCCGCTTGATCTTGAGAGTGGGGGTCAGTTCCCCGTCGGCCTCGGTGAGATCCCGGTGCAGGATGCGGAAGGTCTTGACCTGCTCGGCTTGGGAGACACTTCGGTTGGCCCGGTCGATGGCGACCTGGATCTCCGCACGTAGCGTCGGGTCGTCACGCAACGCCGACACCGACGCCCCGGAATGCCCGCGCTGCTCCCGCCAGCGCGTCCACGCTTGCGGCTCCACGGTGACAAGTGCGGCGACGTACGGGCGGCCGTCGGCGACGAGCATCACCTGGCTGACCAGCGGATGGGCCCGGATGTGCTCCTCGATCGGCGCGGGTGCGATGTTCTTGCCGGCAGCCGTAACCATGATCTCCTTCGTCCGTCCGGTGATCCGCAGAAACCCGTCGTCGTCCAGTCGGCCGAGGTCGCCGGTACGCAGCCAGCCGTCCTCGGTGAACGCCTCCCGGGTGGCCTCCGGGTTGTTCCAGTAGCCGGCGAACACCACCTGGCTGTGGACGAGGATCTCGCCGTTGTCGGCGATGCGGATCCGCACGCCGGGCAACGGGCGACCGACCGTGCCGATCCGCATCGCCGTCGGCAGATTCACCGCCAGCGCCGGCGAGGTCTCGGTCAGCCCGTAGCCCTCCAGCACGGTCACGCCGGCACCCCGGAAGAAGTGTCCCAGCCGCTCCCCCAGCGGCGCCCCGCCCACGACTGCCATCCGGCACCGTCCGCCGAGGGCGGCCCGCAGCCGGCGGTACGCGGCGAAGTCGAACAGCAGGTGCGCCAGGCGCAGCGGCAGGCCCGGTCCGCGCGGCCGGTCCAGTGCCCGGCTGTACCGCACGGCCACCCGGTCGCCGACGGTGAACAGCCAGCCGCGGTGCCGGTCCTCGGCCGCCCGTCGGGCCTGGTCGTGCATCTTCTCGAACATCCGGGGTACGGCGAGGATGAAGGTGGGCCGGAACCGACGCAGCTGATCGATCACTCCGGACATGTCGGAACTGTGCACAAGCGTGGCGCGCTGGTACACCATGCCGACCTGGATCAGCCGGGCGAAGGCGTGCGCCAGCGGCAGGAACAGTACGGTCGTCGCGCCCGGGTGCAGCAGCTGCGACAGCACTGCGGCGGCGTTGCGGACGTCGGCGGAGATGTTGCGATGGGTCAGCACGCAGCCCTTCGGCGGACCGGTGGTGCCGCTGGTGTAGACGATTGTCGCCATGTCCGCACCGGTGATCCGGCCCCGGCGGTCGTCGACCTCGGCCGCGTCGATGTCGCCGCCCTGGGCGGCCAGCTCGATGAGACCACCGGCGTCGATCCGCCAGGTCTGCCGCACCGCAGGCAGGTCCCGGCGCAGTCCGTGCAGCGTGGCGGCGTGCTCGGCGGTCTCCACCACGCAGGCCACCGCGCCCGAGTCGTCGAGAATCCAGCGGATCTGGTCGCTGCTGGAGGTGTCGTAGATCGGTACGGTCACCGCGCCGACGGACCAGAGCGCGTAGTCGACGAGGGTCCACTCGTAGCGGGTGCGGGAGAGCAGCCCGACCCGGTCGCCGTGGGCCACTCCGGCGGCGACGAAGCCACGGGCCAGGGCCAGTACGTCGTCGCGGAACTGCCGGCAGGTCACCGGCAGCGCGCCTCCGCTCGCGGAGCGCCGGACCGGCCACGACCGGGGGTCCGGGTCCGGCCGGACGAACTGCACCCCGTCGGCGTCCGCCGCGGCGTTGCGCCACACCTGCTCGGCCAGGTTGACGTCGCCGCCGACCTTCGACTCAACCGCTTTCTCCCGCACGCCCGCCCACCCGCCGTCGTGTCCTGCTCGCGCTGGGCTCGATGGTGACCTGTGCGGGCACGGGCCAGCCGGGAAACCCCGAAACCCGCCCGTCCGAGCGTCCTACCTGCTACAGGAGTCCGTCCTGCCGCGCCGATCCGGGAAACTCGCGGCCCCGGATCGGCGCGGTACGAGGGTTACGGGTGGGGCTCGGTGGCCGACACCTGGCGTACCGGCAGGCCGAGCTGTTCGACCGCCGCGGTGACCAGCTCGTCCGAGGAGAGCTGGAGGTCGAGGACGACACCCTGCTCGTCCGGCCAGAGCCGCTCCAGGGTCGCGGTCTGCGAGTCGAGCAGACTGGCCGGCATGTACCGATGGGTCCGGATCGACATCCGCTGTCGGATCACCTCGGTCGGACCGTCCAGGTGCACGAACTCCACGCTCGGCGGGCCCTGGCGC
This DNA window, taken from Micromonospora sp. FIMYZ51, encodes the following:
- a CDS encoding GntR family transcriptional regulator, encoding MAFVPVTRASVADLVFGQLRDAIVSGTYRTDDTLPGERELAAAFQVNRHAVREALGRLQQLGLVRISQGGATRVLDWRVHAGLDLTLSLVRSGDVLPVATLVRDMMDMRACIGVDAARLCARRADDAARRRIVHAVEEFADLAPDLTAMGEANIAVWRLILDGCGNTAYLLAFNSLVAGALAVAEVPPQRRATELLDVTGHRRLATAIADGRDVEAAEQARSLLGAALTAPTKKDSRA
- a CDS encoding sterol desaturase family protein; the protein is MIPAVLYAIPAFLLLITVEALSYRFAPDNTERGYEARDTATSLTMGVGSQVIGVPWKLLTIGLYAAAYTISPFSLSPGDWWVWVLLFFADDFAYYWFHRSHHEVRVLWAGHVVHHSSVFFNFSTALRQSWTPMTSLPFWLGLALLGIPPWMIFLQQSISLLYQFFLHTERISLLPRPIELLFNTPSHHRVHHGSNAEYLDRNYGGILIIWDRLFGTFQAERDAVRYGLTKNIGTYNPLRVATHEYAAIWRDLRTATSWRERLGYLLRRPGWQPVR
- a CDS encoding lysoplasmalogenase; amino-acid sequence: MNAATGTGPKRLPAGVRLRWPDRDTALLWAFAVVAAVELVAVATDLLAVQWIAKPLLAPLLLAWLWRVRAAGVPIAVGLVFATAGDVALLVPSDTVFLVGMGCFLGTQIAFITAFVGHRRARPAAVTGYLALWAVANVMLWPRLGELRLPVLGYSLALCLMAAAATAVGWRVALGGALFLFSDLLIGLGAGGTRMPGHDVLVMTTYSAALFMISTGWAAAVRHRPQ
- a CDS encoding AMP-dependent synthetase/ligase, translated to MREKAVESKVGGDVNLAEQVWRNAAADADGVQFVRPDPDPRSWPVRRSASGGALPVTCRQFRDDVLALARGFVAAGVAHGDRVGLLSRTRYEWTLVDYALWSVGAVTVPIYDTSSSDQIRWILDDSGAVACVVETAEHAATLHGLRRDLPAVRQTWRIDAGGLIELAAQGGDIDAAEVDDRRGRITGADMATIVYTSGTTGPPKGCVLTHRNISADVRNAAAVLSQLLHPGATTVLFLPLAHAFARLIQVGMVYQRATLVHSSDMSGVIDQLRRFRPTFILAVPRMFEKMHDQARRAAEDRHRGWLFTVGDRVAVRYSRALDRPRGPGLPLRLAHLLFDFAAYRRLRAALGGRCRMAVVGGAPLGERLGHFFRGAGVTVLEGYGLTETSPALAVNLPTAMRIGTVGRPLPGVRIRIADNGEILVHSQVVFAGYWNNPEATREAFTEDGWLRTGDLGRLDDDGFLRITGRTKEIMVTAAGKNIAPAPIEEHIRAHPLVSQVMLVADGRPYVAALVTVEPQAWTRWREQRGHSGASVSALRDDPTLRAEIQVAIDRANRSVSQAEQVKTFRILHRDLTEADGELTPTLKIKREAVQDHFADEVAALYHGH